Proteins co-encoded in one Nicotiana sylvestris chromosome 7, ASM39365v2, whole genome shotgun sequence genomic window:
- the LOC138873635 gene encoding uncharacterized protein — protein sequence MKVVEKNFCAKKILVCGIEPEEYYRISACDTTKEIWEALQIAHEETTQVKQSKIDILTIEYELFRMKDYESIQDMHTRFTSIINELHSLGETIPKNKLMRKILSILPRPWENKVNVIVESKDL from the coding sequence ATGAAAGTTGTGGAGAAGAATTTTTGTGCCAAGAAGATTCTGGTATGTGGAATAGAACCTGAAGAATATTATAGAATTTCTGCTTGCGACACTACTAAagagatatgggaagctttgcaaatAGCTCATGAGGAAACTACCCAAGTAAAACAGTCTAAGATCGATATACTCACTATAGAGTATgaactcttcaggatgaaggactatgaatctattcaagatatgcacacaagattcacttccatcataaatgagttacattCACTTGGCGAAACCATTCCTAAAAACAAGCTAATGAGGAAAATCCTCAGTATTCTGCCTAGACCATGGGAAAACAAAGTGAATGTAATTGTTGAATCAAAGGACTTGTAG